One Fusarium musae strain F31 chromosome 6, whole genome shotgun sequence DNA segment encodes these proteins:
- a CDS encoding hypothetical protein (EggNog:ENOG41), with product MAEQARPAPARGIPPGIHSSRVAQIHKIIQQWTPLLHPTKSPEEKYQERHREAQAHFEVAAASACVQSDAERLDALQSCINQLKELQAEREADKEDEESKYQQLFLEQQEALVMDLIDTFGPELGDQVCNKWRQRAQLPVNSSARLDASAGSPTEVAPSSSYFTPNASPVLQAFRPPIPRAQNESTPILPTPRDQEIHTPSRPLDETQQSSTAQQKRPANTPQGSLPRPPKRSRSNAPQPRGPLTGDRAIDFDDVYQDGNAPTKYIITEHKGFWYILECKKHKLHFVSNNPIHGARRHLTAGTHGHMNANYDEAVRILGTRVLNCDEDKAKRNNLAAQRPTYAQYGRPLSSVSAGSSHSNNGGPQTRSTQFLTGIDPQPGEVYTTFWKKTKRFFAILVLPWGSFRQFGWDMNLMDNTALLKKHIPVCYDYDPATGTVDWAENYGPGEKYHYKRKYPIMYFDADVFPWECAIGWVAVNEFRAYDPNDEGIDHKDQVNEFILRMKDRDRLRNGEEESGEAEHQDGDAAMGDVSDEQQCTEVEQPPLGSCMRLAIEIPDDDSDTEEGSGMMPQYDDYTEEGTRVKTEPMNQGTPTQPSDAATAQATTTRSETVNPWHGLDHVPVVPNPIPALDANGVLHPSVPSTPTVESPGVSSSSAHLRPSGHMYDHLHSPCVTAPPPQEHHTAPIVDTSPRAPEAVMTPGYPLPAPLARMNDHAVSENSARLDLYGYLAPGHSAPMSADVAGVAGSEWMTPAQTATEGARDREIDIRNNAARRSYWRQPFITDDD from the exons ATGGCGGAGCAAGCTAGACCGGCCCCCGCCAGAGGTATTCCCCCGGGCATACATTCATCGCGAGTCGCCCAGATACATAAAATCATTCAGCAATGGACACCTCTGCTGCATCCTACAAAGTCGCCTGAAGAGAAGTATCAGGAGAGGCACAGGGAAGCGCAAGCGCACTTTGAAGTGGCGGCGGCCTCAGCATGCGTGCAATCCGATGCAGAGAGGCTGGATGCCCTTCAGTCCTGTATTAACCAGCTTAAGGAACTACAGGCGGAACGTGAAGCTGAtaaggaagatgaagagagtaAATACCAGCAGCTGTTCTTGGAGCAGCAGGAGGCTCTTGTCATGGATTTGATCGATACATTCGGCCCTGAGTTGGGAGATCAAGTGTGCAACAAGTGGCGACAGCGTGCACAGCTGCCTGTGAACAGTTCTGCTCGCTTGGACGCTTCTGCTGGTTCACCGACCGAAGTGgccccaagctcatcatacTTTACCCCGAATGCAAGCCCTGTTTTACAGGCATTCCGCCCGCCGATTCCCAGAGCGCAGAACGAGTCCACTCCCATCCTTCCTACACCGAGGGATCAAGAGATACATACCCCCAGCCGACCTCTAGATGAAACCCAACAGTCTTCGACAGCCCAACAAAAGAGACCTGCGAATACTCCTCAAGGGAGTCTCCCCCGCCCGCCAAAGCGATCCCGATCGAATGCGCCTCAACCACGAGGCCCTCTCACCGGCGACCGAGCCATCGACTTCGATGACGTCTACCAAGACGGCAATGCCCCGACGAAGTACATAATTACAGAACACAAGGGCTTCTGGTATATCCTTGAGTGTAAGAAGCACAAGCTGCACTTCGTGAGCAACAACCCCATCCATGGAGCTCGCAGGCACTTGACCGCTGGGACCCACGGCCATATGAACGCCAATTACGATGAGGCAGTTCGTATACTGGGGACGAGGGTTCTTAActgtgatgaagacaagGCCAAGCGGAACAACCTTGCCGCGCAGAGACCTACGTATGCGCAGTATGGTCGACCGCTTAGCAGTGTCTCAGCCGGGTCTTCGCACTCCAACAACGGGGGACCTCAGACACGAAGTACACAGTTCCTCACTGGGATCGACCCCCAGCCCGGCGAGGTGTACACTACCttctggaagaagacgaagcgaTTCTTCGCTATCCTTGTGTTACCTTGGGGTAGTTTTCGGCAGTTTGGCTGGGATATGAATCTCATGGACAACACAGCCCTTCTGAAGAAGCATATTCCTGTTTGCTATGATTACGACCCTGCTACTGGGACTGTTGACTGGGCTGAGAACTACGGGCCTGGGGAAAAGTACCATTATAAACGCAAGTACCCAATCATGTACTTCGACGCAGATGTTTTTCCTTGGGAGTGTGCTATCGGGTGGGTCGCCGTCAATGAGTTCCGTGCTTACGATCCTAACGACGAGGGGATTGATCATAAAGATCAGGTTAATGAGTTTATCCTGCGGATGAAGGATAGGGATCGTTTGAGGAATGGTGAGGAAGAGTCGGGAGAAGCAG AACATCAAGATGGTGACGCGGCGATGGGTGATGTCTCGGATGAGCAGCAGTGTACGGAGGTTGAGCAGCCACCGCTGGGATCATGCATGCGTCTGGCGATTGAGATTCCGGATGATGATAGTGACACTGAAGAGGGATCGGGCATGATGCCGCAATATGATGACTACACGGAGGAGGGGACGCGGGTCAAGACTGAGCCGATGAACCAAGGAACTCCTACACAGCCCTCCGATGCTGCTACGGCGCAAGCAACTACTACCAGGTCAGAAACGGTTAACCCGTGGCACGGCCTTGATCATGTACCGGTTGTTCCCAACCCCATCCCAGCGCTTGATGCCAATGGCGTCCTCCATCCTTCCGTCCCAAGCACTCCTACGGTCGAGAGCCCCGGTGTCTCTTCTTCTAGTGCCCATCTCAGACCTAGCGGACATATGTATGATCATCTACACTCACCATGCGTGACTGCACCCCCACCGCAAGAGCACCATACCGCTCCCATCGTCGACACCAGCCCCCGAGCTCCGGAAGCAGTGATGACTCCTGGATATCCTTTACCAGCTCCTCTGGCGCGTATGAACGATCACGCTGTCTCTGAGAACTCAGCTCGGTTGGACCTGTATGGCTATCTAGCTCCTGGGCATAGCGCACCCATGAGTGCAGACGTTGCAGGGGTTGCCGGGTCAGAATGGATGACTCCTGCTCAGACGGCGACAGAGGGAGCGCGGGACCGTGAGATCGATATCCGCAACAATGCCGCCAGACGATCTTATTGGCGGCAGCCTTTCATTACCGACGATGACTGA
- a CDS encoding hypothetical protein (EggNog:ENOG41), which yields MAPTLAEQVAVDQVSPGEYVSRLNPIRMGNAMPIAYGGCTASIAVNAACQTAPASMSLYSVLGHFHGPASTDKKLHCSVTNIRDTRSFATRRVQVKQQQPNGKFRVSGITLNRRARNGQGRRIVRI from the exons ATGGCACCAACACTAGCAGAACAAGTGGCAGTAGACCAAGTCTCCCCCGGAGAATACGTCTCCCGCCTCAACCCCATCAGGATGGGCAACGCCATGCCCATAGCCTACGGCGGCTGCACAGCCAGCATCGCCGTCAACGCAGCGTGCCAAACAGCACCCGCCTCCATGTCACTCTACTCCGTCCTCGGGCACTTCCACGGCCCCGCATCAACAGATAAGAAACTCCACTGCAGCGTGACAAACATTCGCGATACGCGATCTTTCGCGACGCGGAGGGTTCAGgtcaagcagcagcagcccaaTGGGAAGTTCCGCGTTT CTGGGATTACTCTGAACCGACGTGCTCGAAATGGCCAAGGGCGGAGGATTGTCCGAATTTAG
- a CDS encoding hypothetical protein (EggNog:ENOG41), translating to MTALLSRTLSSHSKPDDHSDSTADTPTEEPEHDITQHISNLARQLSRVSTTAGNELHAFSPQPGTKLDPNSPTFDPRAWVKAFVRLLESDAGAAPPRSLGVAFKNLNVYGWGTGAEHQKTIVDYPIDAVKYLAGLVTGGKKRRVDILRDFEGVIDEGELLLVLGPPGSGCSTLLKTIAGETAGLEVGPDSYMNFRGIDEKSIRRSFRGDVLYNAEIDCHLAHLTVGETLSFASSAVSARHVPGGVTRPQADTMMRDVMMAIFGISHTVDTRVGSDFVRGVSGGERKRVSIAEAALTGAKLQCWDNTTRGLDSGNAINFCRNLRLQADLVSVAAAVAIYQAPQSAYDLFDRVTVLYEGHQIFFGRIDEAKQYFENLGFECPDRQTTPDFLTSMTSPQERRVRTGFESTAPRTPQEFASRWHSSPQRKALLHEITAYEASHPPTQRLEEYKSSRRAEQFKNQRAKSPYTISYAAQVKLTLWRGWRRLLADPGFTIASLLFNLIMAVVLGTMFFDLKDDSSSFYYRGGLIFFALLFNAFASQLEVLTVYAERPVVEKHNRYAFYHQSAQAIASYIIDLPYKTVNMIIFNLLIYFMAHLRRDAGHFFFFCLTSYLTTLVMSCIYRTLACVTRTTHQAMIPVSILSLGLMIYTGFTMPTDYMLGWSRWMNYINPLAYAFEALMASEFHNRKFACAGMVPQGPGYDDLPADSRICSVVGAEPGSSVVDGDRYINLSFKYYNSNKWRNIGILLGFLFGFLILYIIAAEHAKPPRNKGEVLVFRKGRMPSNFEKDHGDVETQATDRPVVAEKANNNPSSGLTAGASVFHWEDLCYDIQIKGKDRRLLDHVDGWVKPGKSTALMGVSGAGKTTLLDVLATRVTMGVVSGNTHIDGLATDSSFQHRVGYVQQQDLHLTTMTVREALEFSALLRQSAEISRADKLAYVEHVIDMLDMQEFSDAVIGTPGEGLNVEQRKRLTIGVELAARPQLLVFLDEPTSGLDSQTSWAICDLIEKLTTSGQAVLCTIHQPSAMLFQRFDRLLLLAPGGKTVYFGDLGEQSQTLLKYFERNGAPPCPEDANPAEYMLEIIKPSNDEEAEKIDWHQIWRDSPEFQDVKQELARLNSLPSTRGSAANALESGDASQHKEFVASFSTQFREVLIRTWKHFWRSPTYIWSKIALIVLSSLYIGFTFEAKNTIQGLQNQLYAIFMYMVLFQSLSDQIMPMFLPQRDLYEVRERPSKIYRWNTYILSNVIVEAAWNTLMAAVIYFTWYYPVGFVRNTTSDDQAIRGFLVFLYLWMFMLFTSTFSHAAIVCIATAEEAGVIATLLWMLSISFCGVGVAYKDIPKFWTFMYRVSPATYIVSGIMSTCVWGSNVKCADNEILQMTVPGNMTCGDYMGPFVKAAGGYLLDRSSTDVCQYCSLATTEEFLHRFNIDYDDRWWHFGLLWVYIFVNVAGALGFYWLFRVPRGSGVKRA from the exons ATGACAGCTCTACTCTCGAGGACATTGTCCTCTCACAGCAAACCCGATGACCACTCCGACTCAACAGCCGATACACCAACTGAAGAGCCTGAACATGATATCACCCAACACATCAGCAATCTCGCCCGCCAACTCTCCCGCGTCTCTACAACAGCCGGGAACGAACTGCACGCCTTCTCACCCCAGCCCGGCACAAAGCTAGATCCCAACTCACCGACTTTTGATCCAAGAGCTTGGGTGAAAGCTTTTGTGAGATTACTCGAGTCTGACGCTGGAGCTGCGCCGCCGAGAAGTTTGGGCGTGGCGTTTAAGAACTTGAATGTTTACGGCTGGGGTACTGGGGCGGAACATCAAAAGACTATTGTTGATTATCCTATTGATGCGGTCAAGTATCTTGCTGGTTTGGTAACCGGCGGGAAGAAGAGACGCGTTGATATCCTCAGAGATTTTGAGGGCGTTATTGATGAGGGGGAGTTGCTGCTTGTTCTTGGACCACCAGGTTCAGGATGTTCAACGCTTTTGAAGACTATTGCCGGTGAGACAGCTGGTCTCGAAGTCGGACCCGATTCCTACATGAACTTCCGAG GTATCGACGAGAAGAGCATTCGGCGCTCTTTTCGAGGCGACGTTCTCTACAACGCCGAAATCGACTGCCATCTCGCCCATCTCACCGTCGGCGAAACCCTCTCCTTCGCTTCATCAGCCGTAAGCGCACGTCACGTCCCCGGCGGCGTAACACGCCCCCAAGCAGACACCATGATGCGCGACGTCATGATGGCAATCTTCGGTATAAGCCACACAGTCGATACCCGTGTAGGGAGTGACTTTGTGCGCGGCGTAAGCGGTGGTGAGCGCAAGCGCGTTAGTATCGCTGAGGCTGCGCTCACAGGGGCGAAACTGCAGTGCTGGGATAATACCACACGCGGGTTAGATAGTGGGAATGCGATCAACTTTTGTAGGAATTTGAGATTGCAGGCGGATCTTGTTAGTGTTGCTGCTGCGGTGGCGATTTATCAGGCACCGCAGTCTGCGTATGAT TTGTTTGATCGTGTTACGGTGTTGTATGAGGGACATCAGATCTTCTTTGGTCGTATCGACGAAGCGAAGCAGTACTTTGAGAATCTCGGCTTCGAGT GCCCCGATCGTCAAACAACACCCGACTTCCTCACCTCAATGACCTCCCCCCAAGAACGCCGTGTAAGGACAGGCTTCGAATCCACTGCCCCCCGAACCCCCCAAGAATTCGCATCCCGCTGGCACTCCTCCCCACAACGCAAAGCCCTCCTCCACGAAATAACCGCCTATGAAGCAAGCCACCCACCCACCCAACGCCTCGAAGAATACAAATCCTCCCGCCGCGCCGAGCAATTCAAGAACCAGCGTGCCAAGTCTCCTTACACCATCTCGTACGCCGCGCAGGTGAAACTCACCCTCTGGAGAGGCTGGAGACGATTGTTGGCTGATCCGGGGTTTACGATTGCGAGTTTGCTGTTTAATCTTATCATGGCTGTTGTGTTGGGGACGATGTTTTTTGACTTGAAGGATGATAGTTCGAGTTTTTACTATCGTGGGGGATTGATCTTTTTTGCGTTGTTGTTTAATGCTTTTGCGAGTCAGCTTGAG GTCCTCACTGTCTACGCCGAAAGGCCCGTTGTTGAGAAACATAACCGCTATGCGTTCTACCATCAATCAGCCCAAGCTATCGCCAGTTACATCATCGACCTCCCCTACAAAACTGTCAACatgatcatcttcaacttgttAATCTACTTCATGGCCCACCTCCGCCGCGACGCAGgacatttcttctttttctgtcTCACATCATACCTCACCACGCTCGTCATGTCGTGTATCTACCGCACCCTCGCATGCGTCACCCGCACGACCCATCAAGCCATGATTCCCGTGTCGATTCTGAGTCTTGGACTTATGATTTACACGGGTTTCACCATGCCGACGGATTACATGCTTGGTTGGTCGAGATGGATGAACTATATCAATCCTCTGGCTTATGCTTTTGAGGCGTTGATGGCAAGCGAGTTTCATAATCGCAAGTTTGCTTGTGCGGGGATGGTTCCTCAGGGGCCAGGGTATGATGACCTTCCCGCAGATTCTCGAATTTGCTCTGTTGTTGGTGCCGAGCCTGGATCGTCtgttgtcgatggtgatAGGTATATCAACCTGTCGTTCAAGTACTACAACTCCAACAAATGGCG AAACATCGGtatccttcttggctttctctTCGGCTTCCTCATCCTGTACATCATCGCAGCTGAACACGCCAAGCCCCCCAGGAACAAGGGAGAAGTCCTCGTCTTCCGCAAGGGCCGCATGCCTTCCAACTTTGAGAAGGACCACGGCGATGTCGAGACTCAAGCCACTGATCGACCTGTCGTCGCTGAAAAGGCCAACAACAACCCTTCCAGCGGACTCACTGCTGGCGCTTCTGTGTTTCATTGGGAAGACCTCTGCTACGATATCCAGATCAAGGGTAAGGACCGTCGATTACTGGATCACGTAGACGGATGGGTCAAGCCCGGTAaatcaacagccttgatg GGCGTGTCTGGCGCTGGCAAAACAACCCTTCTCGACGTCCTAGCAACCCGCGTAACAATGGGCGTTGTCTCCGGAAACACCCACATCGACGGCCTCGCCACCGACTCCTCCTTCCAACACCGCGTCGGCTACGTCCAACAGCAAGACCTCCACCTCACAACAATGACAGTCCGCGAAGCCCTCGAGTTCAGCGCCCTCCTCCGCCAATCCGCCGAAATTTCCCGCGCTGACAAACTCGCATATGTAGAGCATGTTATTGACATGTTGGACATGCAGGAGTTTTCAGATGCTGTTATTGGAACGCCGGGTGAGGGTTTGAATGTTGAGCAGAGGAAGAGATTGACGATTGGTGTTGAGTTGGCTGCTAGACCGCagttgttggtgtttttggaTGAGCCGACTAGTGGTTTGGATTCACAGACTAGTTGGGCGATTTGCGATCTTATTGAGAAGCTTACGACTAGTGGACAAGCGGTCTTGTGTACGATTCATCAGCCCTCTGCGATGTTGTTCCAGAGATTCGACCGCCTGCTACTCCTCGCCCCCGGCGGAAAGACAGTTTACTTCGGCG ATCTCGGCGAACAATCCCAGACTCTTCTCAAGTACTTCGAACGCAACGGCGCACCCCCCTGTCCCGAAGACGCCAACCCAGCCGAGTACATGctcgagatcatcaagccCTCCAACGACGAAGAAGCCGAGAAGATCGACTGGCACCAGATCTGGAGAGATTCACCTGAGTTCCAAGACGTCAAGCAGGAGCTTGCACGACTCAACTCTCTACCTTCTACTCGGGGATCAGCCGCGAATGCGTTGGAGAGCGGTGATGCATCGCAGCACAAGGAGTTTGTGGCGTCGTTCTCGACACAGTTTCGGGAGGTGTTGATCAGGACTTGGAAGCATTTTTGGAGGTCTCCTACGTACATCTGGTCCAAGATCGCACTCATTGTCTTATCG TCTCTTTACATCGGATTCACGTTTGAGGCCAAGAATACCATTCAAGGCTTGCAGAATCAACTTTACGCTATCTTCATGTACATGGTTCTCTTCCAGAGTCTGAGCGATCAGATCATGCCCATGTTTCTACCCCAGCGTGACCTCTACGAAGTCCGTGAGCGACCTTCCAAGATCTACCGCTGGAACA CATACATCTTGTCCAACGTCATCGTCGAAGCAGCATGGAACACCCTCATGGCTGCCGTCATCTACTTCACATGGTACTACCCCGTCGGCTTTGTTCGCAACACTACCTCCGACGACCAAGCCATCCGCGGCTTCCTTGTCTTCCTGTACCTCTGGATGTTTATGCTCTTCACCAGCACTTTCTCTCACGCGGCTATTGTTTGTATCGCTactgctgaagaagctggtgTCATTGCGACTTTGTTGTGGATGCTTTCCATTTCGTTCTGCGG tgttggtgttgcttaCAAGGACATTCCCAAGTTCTGGACCTTCATGTACCGTGTCTCTCCAGCGACTTACATCGTCAGCGGTATCATGTCCACTTGTGTCTGGGGCTCCAACGTCAAGTGTGCAGACAACGAGATTCTCCAGATGACTGTTCCTGGTAACATGACTTGCGGCGACTACATGGGTCCTTTCGTCAAGGCAGCTGGTGGCTACCTTCTCGATCGCTCGTCGACTGATGTCTGCCAGTATTGCTCGCTTGCTACTACGGAGGAGTTTCTGCATCGGTTCAACATTGACTACGATGATCGATGGTGGCACTTTGGACTTCTTTGGGTGTACATCTTTGTCAACGTTGCTGGTGCGTTGGGTTTCTACTGGTTATTCAGGGTGCCGAGGGGAAGTGGTGTTAAGAGGGCTTAA
- a CDS encoding hypothetical protein (EggNog:ENOG41) — protein sequence MSTKTIAVVGATGTQGGSVARAFLSLPNWHVKALTRSPTSPKAQALQNLGAEIIEADMNDPESLIKAFIGAHAIFVNTDFWAPYTTALSQGKDQATAQQIGYDTEERHVKNAAYAASKTATLEKYIYSALGPMKDVSKGKYSHCHHWETKAAAVKYIENEMPELAKKTSYVYMAAYATNPFLYPKKDAESGEYVLAVPATKNLRLPIIDIKGSAGSFVRALAEDEPAGTKLLAYDSDLNIIEIMATWSRVTGQKAVFQSMTEEEMHKKTGLPYEVLDGPAYLDEHGYMEGVEGAITPEQLSKPVKTDSFEEYLRKQDPETLLSFTYAMPKPPAAK from the coding sequence ATGTCTACCAAGACCATCGCAGTCGTCGGTGCCACAGGCACCCAAGGTGGCTCAGTAGCTCGAGCattcctctccctccccaaCTGGCACGTCAAAGCCCTCACCCGCAGCCCAACATCCCCCAAAGCCCAAGCCCTTCAAAACCTCGGAGCCGAAATCATCGAAGCAGACATGAACGACCCAGAATCTCTCATCAAAGCCTTCATAGGCGCCCACGCAATCTTTGTCAACACTGACTTCTGGGCTCCTTACACCACCGCTCTCAGCCAAGGCAAAGACCAAGCTACTGCTCAACAAATCGGTTATGATACCGAGGAGCGACATGTCAAGAATGCAGCTTATGCTGCTTCCAAGACGGCTACGCTTGAGAAGTATATTTACTCTGCTCTTGGGCCTATGAAGGATGTTTCGAAGGGGAAGTACTCTCACTGTCATCATTGGGAGACCAAAGCTGCGGCTGTCAAGTACATTGAGAATGAGATGCCTGAGCTGGCGAAGAAGACGTCGTATGTCTACATGGCTGCTTACGCTACGAACCCCTTCTTGTATCCCAAGAAGGATGCTGAGAGTGGCGAGTATGTCCTCGCTGTGCCAGCTACCAAGAACCTGAGGCTGCCtatcatcgacatcaaagGTTCAGCTGGATCTTTTGTGAGAGCCCTTGCTGAGGATGAACCCGCTGGAACAAAGCTTCTCGCCTACGACAGTGACCTGAACATCATTGAGATCATGGCGACATGGAGCAGAGTCACTGGCCAAAAGGCTGTCTTCCAGTCAAtgaccgaggaggagatgcaTAAGAAGACTGGTCTGCCTTATGAGGTACTCGACGGGCCAGCTTACCTAGACGAACATGGATACATGGAGGGCGTCGAAGGAGCTATCACGCCAGAGCAGTTGAGCAAACCTGTTAAGACTGATAGCTTCGAGGAGTATCTTCGCAAGCAGGATCCAGAGACTCTGCTGTCATTTACCTATGCAATGCCCAAGCCTCCGGCGGCGAAATGA
- a CDS encoding hypothetical protein (EggNog:ENOG41), producing MKNGLGNRDAEVSRKRTRSKDDDAPPAKRRILTTARREQNRQAQKAYRERQKQERIRLKQEKAEAQATYGQRLRPLLKREDPSPDSFQPQNSIDKMSTCDEDVTETVDTPVKKLEPKFPDLYMNMLQFSPAAIFTSCLTNALSLGLDPSVIANCSVEHISPFYQPNLSSTLNHAALVQAGSSILSTFNNTSIPIHLRPTMAQILIPHHTSLDLIPIPFLRERAIMLSAAMPHAFNNWELKLDIYERGGLTIWRLKGERDSVRNTYPPWDMKSWEAAPWFLKKWCVLMGREYDKMNEQSIGWQVVRDMISSRDVQPLLTSQV from the exons ATGAAAAACGGTCTGGGTAACAGGGATGCCGAAGTCTCTCGAAAGCGGACGAGGagcaaggatgatgacgcCCCGCCAGCGAAGCGTCGCATTCTGACTACGGCGCGGAGAGAGCAGAATCGCCAGGCGCAGAAAGCGTACA GAGAGCGACAGAAACAAGAGAGGATACGACTGAAACAGGAAAAGGCTGAAGCGCAAGCTACCTACGGACAGCGCCTAAGGCCTCTTCTAAAACGAGAGGATCCCTCACCGGACTCTTTTCAACCGCAGAACTCAATTGACAAGATGTCTACATGCGACGAGGACGTTACGGAAACCGTTGACACACCTGTCAAAAAGCTTGAGCCCAAATTTCCAGACCTTTACATGAACATGCTTCAGTTCTCACCAGCAGCCATCTTCACCTCATGTCTCACCAACGCACTCTCCTTAGGTCTCGACCCATCCGTCATCGCAAACTGTAGTGTAGAACACATATCTCCCTTCTACCAACCCAATCTCTCATCCACACTCAATCACGCAGCCCTTGTTCAAGCCGGCTCAAGCATACTCTCAAcattcaacaacaccagtaTCCCCATTCATCTCCGACCAACAATGGCTCAAATCCTCATACCACATCACACAAGCCTGGATCTTATTCCTATTCCATTTCTGCGCGAGAGAGCGATAATGCTATCAGCTGCAATGCCGCATGCGTTTAATAACTGGGAACTCAAGCTGGATATTTATGAGAGAGGTGGTTTGACAATATGGCGATTGAAGGGTGAGAGGGATAGTGTGAGGAATACCTATCCACCTTGGGACATGAAGAGTTGGGAGGCTGCACCGTGGTTTTTGAAGAAGTGGTGTGTGCTTATGGGGAGGGAGTATGATAAGATGAATGAGCAGAGTATTGGATGGCAGGTTGTTAGGGATATGATAAGCTCGAGGGATGTACAGCCCTTGTTAACTAGTCAAGTCTAG
- a CDS encoding hypothetical protein (EggNog:ENOG41), with the protein MFWSKEKDFNPRDMPSLEGKVILVTGGTAGLGKESVLQFAHHNPQRIYLCGRNLQKAQVTAQDIQHAVPSASIRLLHLDLSSFASIKEAARIVLSECERLDILMLNAGTMFVPLDRTADGYEIQFGTNHMGHALFTKLLIPLLDKTTRIPGADVRVVSLASHGHVYLNKGGINYDALKTDGQSIGLYQCYYQSKLANILWARQLAKKYPRFTVSAIDPGLVNTELLVKAAGMVWYLYAVVRCMLITPVAKGVKNQLWASVGEGVLSGEYYEPVGKHGLATEEGRDDELAEELWDWTERELTAVLE; encoded by the coding sequence ATGTTCTGGtccaaagaaaaagacttcAACCCCAGAGACATGCCCTCTCTTGAAGGAaaagtcatcctcgtcacAGGCGGCACCGCCGGTCTAGGCAAAGAATCTGTCCTCCAATTCGCTCACCACAATCCCCAACGCATCTATCTCTGCGGCCGAAATCTCCAGAAAGCACAGGTCACAGCACAAGATATCCAGCACGCTGTCCCTTCCGCTTCAATCAGACTCCTCCACCTCGATCTTTCCTCATTTGCCTCTATCAAAGAAGCAGCGCGGATCGTGCTCTCGGAATGTGAAAGGCTTGATATCCTGATGCTCAATGCTGGCACCATGTTTGTCCCTCTTGATCGTACCGCAGATGGGTATGAGATCCAGTTTGGCACGAATCATATGGGTCATGCCCTTTTTACCAAGTTACTTATCCCGCTGCTCGATAAAACAACACGTATACCCGGTGCGGACGTAAGAGTTGTTTCTCTTGCGTCACATGGACACGTCTATCTCAATAAAGGCGGTATCAACTATGATGCCCTCAAGACTGATGGCCAGTCGATTGGTCTTTATCAGTGCTACTACCAGAGCAAACTTGCCAACATCCTCTGGGCGCGCCAACTGGCCAAGAAGTATCCGCGCTTTACAGTATCTGCTATCGATCCTGGGCTGGTGAACACGGAGTTGTTGGTGAAGGCGGCGGGGATGGTTTGGTATTTGTATGCAGTGGTGAGGTGCATGCTGATCACGCCTGTTGCAAAGGGGGTTAAGAATCAGCTCTGGGCGTCGGTTGGGGAGGGTGTTCTTAGTGGAGAGTACTACGAGCCAGTTGGGAAGCATGGTTTGGCGACGGAGGAGGGGAGGGATGATGAGTTAGCAGAGGAGCTTTGGGACTGGACTGAGAGGGAGTTGACAGCGGTTCTGGAGTAA
- a CDS encoding hypothetical protein (EggNog:ENOG41): MSCFIVSGTAADTASDADCSSPAPSFQDESSPVWSTCKCHDTKPYKLKCTLNIPENWCDEVPDTKESLVERPSLAVKALRSRQFFRRIQAAHGADKGFSLGDWEEAKLRHSLLRMMTDLSFYEKTVSVWVEDLPDDEKACIERLADILDEEFTIDVDDEVGWEKHESRLDQCLDSVELIPEEDQGLEQLKLEEWACYKCSRRHAEKVLFFLGYKDYGPMAQYFE, from the exons ATGTCTTGCTTCATTGTTTCCGGAACTGCTGCTGACACAGCTTCTGATGCCGACTGCAGTAGCCCTGCTCCCTCTTTTCAGGATGAATCATCTCCTGTATGGTCAACCTGCAAGTGTCACGACACGAAGCCCTACAAACTCAAGTGCACACTCAACATCCCCGAAAATTGGTGTGATGAGGTCCCCGACACCAAGGAATCTCTTGTTGAACGTCCCTCACTCGCAGTTAAAGCCCTTCGTTCAAGACAATTCTTCAGGAGAATTCAAGCTGCTCATGGTGCTGATAAAGGCTTCTCCTTGGGCGACTGGGAGGAGGCTAAGCTCCGGCACAGTCTTCTGCGCATGATGACCGACCT ATCTTTCTATGAGAAAACTGTCTCAGTCTGGGTGGAAGATCTTCCGGACGACGAAAAGGCCTGCATTGAAAGACTAGCTGACATCTTAGATGAAGAATTCACcatcgatgttgatgatgaagtggGTTGGGAGAAGCATGAGAGTCGATTGGATCAGTGCCTTGATAGTGTTGAGCTTATCCCTGAGGAAGACCAAGGACTCGAACAATTGAAGCTAGAGGAATGGGCGTGTTACAAGTGCTCACGACGCCATGCTGAAAAGGTGTTATTCTTCCTGGGCTATAAAGACTATGGTCCCATGGCACAGTATTTTGAGTGA